aggaaggaaggaaggaaggaaggaaggaaggaaggaagaaggaaggaaaggacaaaggaagggatggaaggaaaggaggaaggaaggaaaggacaaaggaaggaggaaggaaggaaacagaaaagatgaagagaaaacagtgaaaataaaaatgtgaatcagctgcaactaaaataaatatcagaTTGAATCAAATTTGATCCTGTTCGGtgtgtaaagggttaaaaatgtctGAGTAGAAACTATGACGTCGTGCTTCCAGGTCAATAGtcgttttctttctctctacctTCGCCTCCTTCACTTCTTCCATCTTCGCCGTCACTTCCTGTTTCGGTTCGTCGGTCGTCGACAAACACGTGAAGACGTTTTCCTGTTCGCTCTCCAACTTGTCGCACATCTCAGCCACGCGTAAAACCCTCTCTCcctgaaaacagagaaaacagagagaacagagagaaggtgaagagatgaagagaaaacccaaaaaatgtgaaaagatgaagagaaaacaaaaaaaatgtgaaaagatgagaaaacaaaaatgagaaaacaaacaaaagagagaacaaattaaaagaaaacagaaaaaaaaaattgaaaaaaaatttaGAAAATTTTTTGAGAAAAATTTTTacaaaatttttttttacagaataaatgtgaaaagacgagaaaacaaaaaaattagaaaacaaaaaaatgaagaaaaaacaaaaaatatgaaaagatggagagaacaaaaaatgagaaaaacaaaaaaatgagaaaacaaaaaattaaaaaatgaagaaaaaaaatgtgaaaagatgaaaaaaacaaaaaaatgtgaaaagatgaaaaaaaacaaaaaaatgtgaaaagatgaaaaatatgcGAAAGacgaaaaaacaaaaaatatgcgaaaagatgaaaaaaaaatttgaaaagatgaaaaaaactaaaaaatgtgaaaagatgaaaaaacaaaaaatgcgaaaagatgaaaaacaaaaaaaatgcaaaaagatgaaaaaacaaaaaaatgcgaaaaaaacaaaaaaatgcgaaaagatgaaaaaacaaaaaatgcgaaaagatgaaaaacaaaaaaaatgcaaaaagattaaaaaacaaaaaaatgcgaaaaaaacaaaaaaaaatgcgAATGAAAaggtgaagaaaaaacaaaaaaatgtgaaaagatgaaaaaatgtgaaaagatgaaaaaacgaaaaaaaaatgaaaaggtaaagaaaaaagcaaaaatgtgaaGATGAAAGAttgaaaggatgaaaagaaaagaaaaagagatgaaaagatgaagagatgaaaggatgaaaagatgaaaggatgaagagatgaaaggatgaaaagatgaaaggatgaagagATGAAAGGATGACCCAGCGGTGACATCACACACCATGTGACCGCGTTACCTTGGCGATCACGGCCTGTAACTTCTTGGTGACGGCGTCGGTCGTCACGGTGAGGTCGGCTAGCTGCTGCCTCGCCGCAGCGTGAGCACGAGTCAGCTGACTACGAAGACGGTGAGTCCTCCGGTTCACTTCGTCTTTACCGGCCGTCAGATCGCAAGTCACGCCCTCGTGTTCCGTCTTACTGCTCACGAGGTTCGCTCGCATCGTAAAGATGGCGTCCTGACAGGAGAGAGATGACTTCATCTACGACTTAATCTGCGACTTCATCTACGAATTAATCTGCGACTTCATCTGCGACTTCATCTACGACTTAATGTACGATTTAATGTATGACTTCATCTACGACTTAATCTGCGACTTCATCTACGAATTAATGTATGACTTCATCTACGACTTAATGTACGAATTAATGGATGACTTCATCTATGACTTCATCTACGACTTCATCTACGACTTCATCTTCGAATTAATCTGCGACTTCATCTACGACTTAATGTATGACTTCATCTACAAATTAATGTACGACTTAATGTATGACTTCATCTACGACTTAATGTACGAATTAATTAATGTATGACTTCATCTGCGATTTTATCTGCAACTTCATCTACGACTTAATGTATGACTTCATCTACTAATTAATCTGCGACTTAATCTACGACTTAATGTATGACTTCATCTACGAATTAATCTACGAATTAATCTACGTATTAATGTATGACTTCATCTACAAATGAATCTACGACTTCATCTACAAATTAATCTACGAATTAATCTACGAATTAATGTATGACTTCATCTGCGACTTCATCTACGACTTAATGTACGAATTAATGTATGAATTAATCTACGACTTCATCTACAAATTAATCTACAAATTAATCTACGAATTAATGTACGACTTCATCTACGAATTAATCTACGACTTAATGCATGACTTCATCTACAACTTCATCTACAAATTAATCTACGACTTCATCTACGACTTCATCTACATCTTCATCTACGAATTAATGTACAACTTAATCTACGAATTAATCTACGACTTAATGTATGACTTCATCTACGACTTCATCTACGAATTAATGTATGACTTCATCTACGACTTCATCTACGACTTAATGTATGACTTCATCTACGACTTCATCTACGATTTAATGTATGATGCTTTAATCTTGTAGCACTGAGATTTAATTTAACTGAAGTCTGAAGTTAGTTTCTGACCTGCAGCCTCACACATTTAACTGAAGCCTGAAGTTAGTTTCTGACCTGCAGCCTCACATTAAACTGAAGCCTGAAGTTAGTTTCTGACCTGCAGCCTCACACATTTAACTGAAGCCTGAAGTTAGTTTCTGTCCTGCAGCCTCACACATTAAACTGAAGCCTGAAGTTAGTTTCTGACCTGCAGCCTCACATTAAACTGAAGCCTGAAGTTAGTTTCTGACCTGCAGCCTCATACATTTAACTGAAGCCTGAAGTTAGTTTCTGACCTGCAGCCTCACATTAAACTGAAGCCTGAAGTTAGTTTCTGACCTGCAGCCTCACACATTTAACTGAAGCCTGAAGTTAGTTTCTGACCTGCAGCCTCATACATTTAACTGAAGCCTGAAGTTAGTTTCTGACCTGCAGCCTCATACATTTAACTGAAGCCTGAAGTTAGTTTCTGACCTGCAGCCTCATACATTTAACTGAAGCCTGAAGTTAGTTTCTGACCTGCAGCCTCACACATTTAACTGAAGCCTGAAGTTAGTTTCTGACCTGCAGCCTCATACATTTAACTGAAGCCTGAAGTTAGTTTCTGACCTGCAGCCTCACACATTTAACTGAAGCCTGAAGTTAGTTTCTGACCTGCAGCCTCACATTAAACTGAAGCCTGAAGTTAGTTTCTGACCTGCAGCCTCACACATTAAACTGAAGCCTGAAGTTAGTTTCTGACCTGCAGCCTCACACATTTAACTGAAGCCTGAAGTTAGTTTCTGACCTGCAGCCTCATACATTTAACTGAAGTCTGAAGTTAGTTTCTGACCTGCAGCCTCATACATTAAACTGAAGCCTGAAGTTAGTTTCTGACCTGCAGCCTCACACATTTAACTGAAGTCTGAAGTTAGTTTCTGACCTGCAGCCTCATACATTAAACTGAAGCCTGAAGTTAGTTTCTGACCTGCAGCCTCACACATTTAACTGAAGCCTGAAGTTAGTTTCTGACCTGCAGCCTCACATTTAAGTGAAGCCTGAAGTTAGTTTCTGACCTGCAGCCTCACATATTTAACTGAAGCCTGAAGTTAGTTTCTGACCTGCAGCCTCACATATTTAACTGAAGCCTGAAGTTAGTTTCTGACCTGCAGCCTCACACAGTTAAGTGAAGCCTGAAGTTAGTTTCTGACCTGCAGCCTCTTCAGGTTCTTCATGTCTGTGTTGAGTCTTTCGATGAGATGTTGGTTTTTAGAGACTAACTTCTGCAGCTTGTTGGCGTCGGCCGTGTAGCTCTGCAGAACTTCCTGATGCTGCCGGCTCTTCGTCAGCAGCTTGTCTTTGGTTTCCATCAGCAGAGACGTCGTCTGTGCAGAGAGGACGAGAAGGAAACCTCACACTTAAGAGTTATATAGAAATATCATATCTATCTGAGTCAGGAAGGTTCTGAAATGAgtccagtttgttttttaccaTCTCATCAAAAGCGTTGTCGCATGCCGCCATGCTCTCACTGTACAGTCGGTGGATTTCCTCCAGCGCTGCTTCGTGTTTCTTCTCCAGACTGAAGGCTGCGTCCTCCAGCTCGGCTCGCTGCTGTCCGGCGTGCGTCGACACGTGTTTCCTGAAGAACAGACGCAGTTCACAGCCGATCACCGAGGATTTAACATCAGCTGCTGGATCCTTTAAGGGAGCTCCAGTTTAAACTGACGAGGCACTCCACTCCAGCAGTAAAGCTGAAGAGGAGTGCatctattaatcttctccatacttattattattcttccacCAAGTCTCGCAGCTTTGAGATAActccgacaatatatacatcaaaacgtgcggctcgatcgggaaagaggtgctatgacttttggtgttgaaattccaatttttccaaagttattcccaaaaaaacgggaataattctccattggaaattaatgggaatttttttaaaacccacaaaatttcacctttttcagagtcacctagctctctcatacctgcacgtagaaacgtgattcaaactttaaaacggaggaaaacttgtgctctctccaaaacaccaaactgtttttacataaaaacaaacttttcaaactatgagcagtcaaacgaggagtggaaatcactttttcttcaaagttagagtggaagcagcagttagctagagtgtgagaagcagtaaaaattactcacggccaaaccgtaaaaaggaaacaaataatttttggtcaaaatgtagacataggtgttgggattcataaaatgtgacgttgatgggcggggtctgcacaaaatttaaacgggggggggggggggggggctggcaattgttcgggaccttgtcagaagccaaattcagTGAGCTTCGTctcctgcagggggcgctgttgctccTCACTCACCTCTCAGAGCTGTGGGTGGAGCAGAGGTGGTGCAGGCGCTGCTCCCACTGCTGCTGCAGGAAAAGCATCTGTTGGTCCTGCTGAGCACGCAGACGCTCCACCTGCTGCAGGTGAACACGCCGCACCCGAGCCGACTGACGCTCCGCCTCCTGCAGGTCACGCTCCAACGTCTGCAgcacacacaacatatacagGAAGTattagttaaaataaaataaaatgaaatattaggtcaaataaaatagaaaatattgggtaaaatctaattaaataaaatattagttagaagaacataaaagaaaataaagaaaatattagataaaataaaagaaaaaagtttgtaGCTTCTGGGTTATTTAAAACAGTAaatcagtaacatgttaaatattaaaaaatgagtaaaatcttaaaggtgtgactccttttataatcatcaatattttcatcagtaactgtaacagattacttttatatttgttataatttaaccctcctgttgtccttgagtcaaggaaggaaaggagggagggagggagggagggaggaaggaaaggaggggggaaaggaggaagaagggagtaaagaaagagagaaggaggtaaggaaggaaaggagggagggaggaaagaaagagagaaggaggtaaggaaggaaaggagggagggagggaggaaggaaaggaggggggaaaggaggaagaagggagtaaagaaagagagaaggaggtaaggaaggaaaggagggagggaggaaggaagaagggaggaaagaaagagagaaggaggtaaggaaggaaaggagggaggcaggaaggaaagcagggaggaagaaggaaggagggaggaaagaaagagagaaggaggtaaggaaggaaaggagggaggaaagaaagagagaaggaggtaaggaaggaaaagagggagggagggaggaaagagagaaggaagtaaggaaggaaaggagggagggaggaaggaaaggaggggggaaaggaggaagaagggagtaaataaagagagaaggaggtaaggaaggaaaggagggaaggaggaaggaaaggagggttaAACGTATCTAGTAATAATccacaggagggttagggtctgagAGAGTCCTGCAGGTGTCTCGTCaaccttccatcctttcctccctcctttccttcactcctccctcctttccttccttccttgacgcAGGTGTCTCGTTACCTTGACGACGCTGTGCAGGCCGTCCAGCTGCCTCTCGAACGTCTGGCTGAACACCGCCACGTCTTTACGGAGCTCGGCGGCTCGAGTCTGACGGAGAATGGCTCGCCAGCCTTCGTTCAGCTTCAGCAGGTTGACCGCCgtgttcctctcctccttctgcaGCTTGTCCTGGTGGCaaacacacatatcacacaggaaggcttttattttgaagggcgTTCCtaatgtttattactgagggcATAGTGAGAGATACAGATTACAGATACAGATACCTGATGATACAGATTAAACTGGACTCACCTTCAGGAACAGCGTGAGgatctcctctttcttcttggccatctcctcctctgcctgAGCTCTCTGCTGCATGTACAACAGTCGCTcctcctccgtctttcctccacctttacctcctcctcctttcttcttcggCATCTTCagcctccttcctcttcttcctcactctgctgctgtttaatatacaaaacacctgacacacagatacacacacacacacacagagaggctcAAAATCAGACATGTttcatccatcctcttcctcttatcctggtcgggtctcgggggcagcagcctaagcaggtaTGCCCAGACTTctctctccccagccacttcgtccaactcttcccgggggatcccgaggcgttcccaggccagccgagagacatagtctctccagcgtgtcctgggtctcctaccggtgggacgggccctgaacacctcaccagggaggcgtccgggaggcgtCCTGACTAGacgcccgaaccacctcatctggctcctctcgacgcggaggagcagcgggtctactccgagctccctccagataactgagcttctcaccctatctctaagggagagcccagccagcctacggaggaagctcatttcggccgcttgtacccgcgatcttgttctttgggtcactacccaaagctcatgaccataggtgagggtaggaatgaagatcgactggtaaatccagagctttgcctttcggctcagctctctcttcaccacgacggatctgtgcagagtctgcattactgcagacgccgcaccgatccgcctgccGATCTCACGcacatccttccctcactgttaacaagaccccgaggtacttgaactcctccacttggggcaggatctcatccccgacccggagagtgcactccacccttttccggctgaggaccatggcctcggatttggaggtgctgattctcatcccggccgcttcacactcggctgcgaaccgatccagtgagagttggaggtcacggtctgatgaagccaacaggaccacatcatctgcaaaaagcagtgacccaatcctgaggtcaccaaaccggaccccctccacaccctggctgcacctggaaatcctgtccataaagattatgatcaggatcggtgacaaagggcagccctggaggagtccaaccctcatacAGGGAACGTATCAGGGGGTCCAATACCCCGTACTCCCAGAGAATCCctcacaggactccccgagggacacggtcgaatgccttctccaagtccacaaaacacgtgtggactggttgggcaaactcccatgcaccctcaaggatcctgcagagggtgtagagctggtccactgttccacggcccggacgaaaaccataCTTCTCCTCCTGAAttcgaggttcgactatccgacggaccctcctctccagtacccctgaatagaccttaccagggaggctgaggagtgtgatccccctatagttggaacacaccctccggtcccccttcttaaaaagagggaccaccaccccagtctgccaatccagaggcactgcccccgatgtccacgcgatgctgcagagtcgtgtcaaccatgacagccccacaacatccagggccttgaggaactcagggcggatctcatccacccccggggccctgccaccgaggagctttttgaccacctcggcgacctccacccccgagataggagagcccacacccgggTCCCCAGGCcttgcttccttaccggaaggcgtgtcggtgggattgaggaggtcttctaAGTATTCCTTCCGCCGATCCACAATGTCATAAGGGGTCTGGTGAGCtacggacctgtttgccatgggtgaccctaccaggggcataaagccatTGGGTCATTGGGACatgcaaacccctccaccacgataaggtagtagctcatgTTCCGGATGtctcaaatatattcagttagCTGTCATAATTTGGGAAACTAGAAccatcaattaatcaattatcatgAATAGttactgattcattttctggcaATCGACTAATTTGAGTTTAAACCAATGAAATATCTCACATATGGCACATAtcgcagtacttttactgtaatactgcatactacatcactataatactgcagtacttttactgtaatactgcatactacatcactcataatactgcagtacttttactgtaatactgcatactacatcactataatactgcagtacttttactgtaatactgcatactacatcactataatactgcagtacttttactgtaatactgcatactacatcactataatactgcagtacttttactgtaacactgcatactacatcactataatactgcagtgcttttactgtaatactacatactacatcactataatactgcagtacttttactgtaatactgcatactacatcactataatactgcagtacttttactgtaatagagTATTTGTAcattgcagtattagtacttttactgcagtaaagtatctgagtacttcttccagtactgctgctgacagtttctacagaggatcatgtgactgtcaaaggtcgacatttatcagcagagtttctggatAAGAtgaactttggttttatttgcttgtatttcaaacacaaacaacatgattaaaatatgaaatgtgttgcagcttttatttcatattgatACAGTATTAAAGCTTTACTGATACAATGATCAATAaagctttaaacacaacaagctccactctgggatCAGAGTTCATTGTTCTCTCCCTTTAGATCTACAGTttgtagatgggtgtaaccaacatttGACGCAGCACAGAGCGGTCAGGCTGCATTTATGACTTAATAACATGTTGTTCAGATCAAACTTCAAATGTATTAAACttatcaggaagtgaagctcagacagtcgttgcctttgagagctgaaatggcggaGAAAGATCAACTGGACCAAGAAACCTTCTCTTGTGTGATCTGTCTGtttctactgaaggatccggtgactacttcctgtggacacagctactgcatgagctgtattaaatcacactgggatggagaggatcagaggaggatctacagctgccctcagtgcagacaggccttcacaccgaggcctgtcctgaagaaaaacaccatgttagcagctttagtggagcagctgaagaagactggactccaagctgctcctgctgatcactgctatgctggacctgaagatgtggtctgtgatgtctgcactgggaggaagctgaaagctttcaagtcctgtctgcagtgtctgatttcttactgtgagaatcacctccagcctcacttTGAATTaaccaaattaaagaaacacaagctggtggagccctcggagaagctccaggagaacatctgctctcgtcattaTGAGGTGATGgagatattctgccgtacagataagaagtgtatctgttatctgtgcactatggaggatcataaaggccacgacacagtcccagctgcagcagaaaggactgagaggcagagagagctcaaggtgagtcgactaaacatccagcagagaatccagcacagagagaaagatgtcaagctgcttcaacaggaggtggaggccgtcagtcgctctgctgataaagcagtggaggacagtgagaagatcttcactcagctgatccgtctcctccagaaaagaagctctgatgtgaagcagcagatcagatcccagcaggaaactgaagtgagtggagtcaaagagcttcaggagaagctgcagcagga
This is a stretch of genomic DNA from Scomber japonicus isolate fScoJap1 chromosome 16, fScoJap1.pri, whole genome shotgun sequence. It encodes these proteins:
- the LOC128375779 gene encoding tripartite motif-containing protein 16-like; translated protein: MAEKDQLDQETFSCVICLFLLKDPVTTSCGHSYCMSCIKSHWDGEDQRRIYSCPQCRQAFTPRPVLKKNTMLAALVEQLKKTGLQAAPADHCYAGPEDVVCDVCTGRKLKAFKSCLQCLISYCENHLQPHFELTKLKKHKLVEPSEKLQENICSRHYEVMEIFCRTDKKCICYLCTMEDHKGHDTVPAAAERTERQRELKVSRLNIQQRIQHREKDVKLLQQEVEAVSRSADKAVEDSEKIFTQLIRLLQKRSSDVKQQIRSQQETEVSGVKELQEKLQQEITELKRKDAELKQLSHTEDHNQFLHNYPSVSQLSEPTDSSIINIRPLRYFEDVTAAVSELRDKLQDILRDKWTNISLAVTEVKVLLSEPEPEPEPKTRAEFLRYSREITLDPNTANTQLVLSEGNRKVKCTRQQQSYSSHTDRFTDECQVLSRESLTGRCYWEVEWTAGWRWGGVDVAVTYKNISRAGYESLFGHNDKSWSLRCYNDRCEFWFKSIKTPVSGPVSSRVGVYLDHRAGILSFYSVSETMTLLHRVQTTFTQPLYAGLWVYVLSTADCSEIS
- the ccdc65 gene encoding dynein regulatory complex subunit 2; the protein is MPKKKGGGGKGGGKTEEERLLYMQQRAQAEEEMAKKKEEILTLFLKDKLQKEERNTAVNLLKLNEGWRAILRQTRAAELRKDVAVFSQTFERQLDGLHSVVKTLERDLQEAERQSARVRRVHLQQVERLRAQQDQQMLFLQQQWEQRLHHLCSTHSSERKHVSTHAGQQRAELEDAAFSLEKKHEAALEEIHRLYSESMAACDNAFDEMTTSLLMETKDKLLTKSRQHQEVLQSYTADANKLQKLVSKNQHLIERLNTDMKNLKRLQDAIFTMRANLVSSKTEHEGVTCDLTAGKDEVNRRTHRLRSQLTRAHAAARQQLADLTVTTDAVTKKLQAVIAKGERVLRVAEMCDKLESEQENVFTCLSTTDEPKQEDWCGFPELQPVMRRCNASVLQREALRKHREDLSRENQQLRVLLRQHLDAMTVSDATLDGRHALLTAHVAPLTVHAPAAAGRGNADKRHVVAFVEAVHAVKH